Proteins encoded within one genomic window of Aquarana catesbeiana isolate 2022-GZ linkage group LG03, ASM4218655v1, whole genome shotgun sequence:
- the NFYB gene encoding nuclear transcription factor Y subunit beta, whose translation MDGDSSTTDTSQLGISADYIGGSHYVIQPHDGDTEDSLNDPDDTNGSKETFREQDIYLPIANVARIMKNAIPQTGKIAKDAKECVQECVSEFISFITSEASERCHQEKRKTINGEDILFAMSTLGFDSYVEPLKLYLQKFREAMKGEKGLGGTVTGGDGLGEELSEEAFTGQLPAGLITTDGQQQNVMVYTTSYQQISGVQQIQFS comes from the exons ATGGACGGTGATAGCTCTACAACAGATACATCCCAGTTAGGAATTTCTGCAGACTATATTGGAGGAAGTCATTACGTGATTCAGCCACATGATG gagacaCAGAAGATAGCTTAAATGACCCAGATGACACAAATGGCTCTAAAGAGACTTTCAGAGAACAAGATATTTATCTGCCAATTGCCAATGTGGCACGGATAATGAAAAATGCTATACCACAAACAGGAAAA atcgCAAAAGATGCCAAGGAATGTGTACAAGAATGCGTGAGTGAATTTATAAGCTTTATAACCTCTGAAGCCAGTGAAAGGTGTCATCAAGAAAAGCGAAAAACCATCAATGGCGAAGACATTTTGTTTGCCATGTCTACCCTAGGTTTTGATAGCTATGTGGAACCATTAAAATTGTACCTCCAGAAATTCAGAGAG GCAATGAAAGGTGAGAAGGGCCTCGGTGGCACGGTCACGGGAGGAGATGGTCTTGGAGAAGAGCTATCAGAGGAAGCCTTTA CGGGCCAATTGCCAGCAGGCTTGATAACTACAGATGGACAGCAGCAAAATGTTATGGTGTATACAACCTCATATCAACAG ATATCAGGTGTTCAGCAAATCCAGTTCTCCTGA